A section of the Enterococcus montenegrensis genome encodes:
- a CDS encoding PTS lactose/cellobiose transporter subunit IIA translates to MNKEELQMLGFEIVAYAGDARSSLLTIIKEARAGNFENVTTLMADAEENLNLAHNAQTKCLAAEAEGEDLDIGFIFVHGQDHLMTTILLKELTENFVDLYKEKYNK, encoded by the coding sequence ATGAATAAAGAAGAATTACAGATGCTGGGCTTTGAGATTGTCGCATATGCTGGTGACGCTAGAAGTAGCCTATTAACAATTATTAAAGAAGCCCGGGCTGGCAATTTTGAAAATGTTACGACACTTATGGCTGACGCTGAGGAAAATTTGAATTTGGCCCATAATGCTCAAACCAAATGTCTGGCCGCAGAAGCAGAAGGTGAAGACTTAGATATCGGTTTTATCTTTGTTCATGGGCAAGATCATTTGATGACGACTATTCTTTTAAAAGAATTAACAGAAAACTTTGTCGACTTATATAAAGAAAAATACAACAAATAA